The Gemmatimonadota bacterium genomic sequence CGGGTGGATGCGCACGTGTGGGGATTCGCGGCGGGTTTGGCCCTGTTGGTCGGTGTCATCCTGTCGATGGCGCCGGTGCGTGTGGCACTCGGCGCCGCCGGCCGCACGGCCTTGCGCGCCGCGGCGGGCAACACGGCCCCGCGCAGCCGCTGGCAACATGCGCTCCTGGTGCTCCAGGTTGCCCTGGCCTTTGCCCTCGTGTCGAGTGGCGTGTTGCTGCAACGGTCGGCGGTGGCCCTCTCGCAAGTCTCGTTAGGTTTCGACGCCGACCGCGTGGTGCAGGGGACGCCGAGTTTCCCGCATCCGTGGCGTGTGCCCGGGGCCTACGTGCCGGTCACCGAGCGACTGCTGCTCGAGCTGGGGCAGCTGCCTGGTGTGCAGTCGGCCGCCGCGCGCACGACCGTCCCGCGTGGGACCGCCTCCTTCACGGTGGACGGCGGGGCACCGCTCGACGCGCGGCTGGCGCCGTCCGTGGAGATTGGGGTCACGCCGGGCTACTTCGAGACGCTGCGGGTGCCGGTGTTGCGTGGACGGGCGTTCTCCGCGGCCGACGTGGCCGGTGGCGCCCCCGTGGCGATGGTCAACGCATGGGCAGCCGCGCGCTGGTGGCCCGGCGCCGATCCGGTCGGCCAGACGGTCCGCGTGGACACCGCGTCCGGCGCGGGGACCACGCTGACGATCGTTGGCGTCGTGGCGGATCACCGGGCGGCGACGGCGACGGCCCTGACCACGGAGCTGGGGGCCGAGCTCTATCGTCCCTGGGCACAGGCGCTGAGTGCCTTTCCGTCGTTTGTCGCCGCGACCTCGGGTGATCCGACGACGCTGTTGCGGCCGTTCCGCGACTTGCTCGTGCGTCATGTGCCCGATCGTCCCGTCGGGGTGGCGCGCGCGACGGAGGGTTATGAGCTGCAGTGGCGCGGGATGCGCACCAATGCCACCCAGGCCGGATGGATCGCCGGCGTTGGTGTGGCGATCGCCTGGCTCGGCATTCACGGGATCACGGCGTATCGGGTGCGGCGGCGCACGCGCGAGATCGGCATTCGTGGCGCGATCGGGGCGTCGCCCGCGCACATCGTGCGGCTCGTCCTCGCCGATGTGGCCGTGTGGGCCCTCGTGGGCCTCGTCCTCGGCCTGCCCCTCGCCCTTGGCGGGGCACGACTGCTCAGCGGGCTCTTGTACCAGGTGCAGGCGACCGATCCCCGGGTGCTGCTGAGTGTTGGTGGCATCCTCGCCGCGAGCGTCGTGGCAGCCACCTTCGTCCCCACGCGTCGCGCCCTCCGGATTCCCGCGGTCGACGCCTGTCGCACCGACGAGTCCGGCGGATGACCCTGTACCACCCCGGAGTTCCCGATGGACATTGAACACGAGCTTGTGGTTGCCGCGCCGATCGACCGCGTGTTTGCCTGCTTCGGCACGGGCCCTGGCCTGGCCGCCTGGTGGACCGACGCATCGACGGCCGAGCCGCGACTCGGCGGCCGCTACACGTTCGGGTTCGACGCCGAGCATCAGTGGGCCGGCGTAGTGCGGGTCTACGACGCGCCCCATACGATCGAGTGGGAGATGACCGAGACCGCTCCCATGGAAGACTGGCGCGGCACGCGCGTGGGGGCGCGGCTGGTGGCCGAGGGGGATGTCACCCGGCTGCACTTCTACCATCGGGGTTGGGACGGCAAGACGGCCCACAAGCGGACTTCGTCGTTTTGCTGGGCGATGTACCTGCGCCTCCTGGCGCGGTTTTGCACCACGGGCGAGGTGGTCCCTTACGCGCGGCGCGACGACCTCTGAGGGGCGTTGCGGGCCTCGGGCGGCAGCTCGCCCGAGCGAGACGTCGACGCGAGTGGTCAAGACGCGTCGTGACAGCTTCAGAAACGCGGCGCCAACGGCTTCGTCCGCGCGAAATGTTGCACGGACGCCTCAGCACACGACCGACACGCGTGGCACCGTTCGCGATTCGCGTGCGTACACGAGCGTTTCCGCCTGCACCGGTGAACACACGCGTGTGCACAGCGGCAACTCCGGCGTCGCAGCTCGTCGCGCGCACCGCGCTCCTGGCATTTCCGCCTGCACCACGACCGTTTCGCGTATGACGATCACCGCGGCCGCCCTCCACACGAGCAATTCCGGGGTCACGCGTCGCAATTCCTGGCGCCACATCGGCGGCGCGCCCCGATACAGCACCAACTCCGGCCGACACAGCAGCGGTCCGCATGCGCACGCGAGCATTTCCGCCCGACACAGCACCTGCTCCGGCTGTACCGGGACCAACTCCGGCTATACCGGGACCAACTCCACTGTCACCGCCAGCAAATCGTCACGACACAGCGCCGCTCCCGGTCTGCATGGCCGTGGCGCGCGTGTAGACGCGAGCATTTCCACCCGACACCGCACCAACTCCGGCCGCACGACTCACGGCGCAGTGATCCAAAGTGGCGCCGCCGCTACACACGCCCTCGAAGACAGGGGACACGGCCTCCAAACCAGACGACACGGCGCCGAACCCGGTGTCGCGCTGGCCGAAACCGACCGGCAGATCAGCCCGTCCGCGCGCGCAGAGCCCGCAGACGTGGTACTTCAAGCGATTTCGGCGAAGCGTGCGGTCGCGCGCACGGACCCCATCCCCACGGCGCCGTGCATGGCCTTCGCGCACCCGTTCCCTTGCCTGCGCACGCTCGGCCGCCAGCGTGTCCCGTGCGTACCCCGGGTCCAACCACTCGGCGCTCGACCGACTGGCGCAACGTCTGGCCAATGGCTCCCGACCACTGCTGGCAATGGGGGTGACCGCGGCCTGCTCCAACGCGAGCGCCCCCACGACTCATGTCTACGGGGGGTCGGACGTGCAACCACTTCAGGAGAACACCGGGTTCGGGTTGTCACGACTCCCACGGCTCATGGGTAGGAGCCTCGGGGAATCCCGGGTGTCTTGACGTCGCACACGGCGTGCGCATCTTTCGTGCACGGGTTATGCGCATCCCCTGAGGCCCATGGCTCACACCGTCAAGAAACCGCGTAACCTGACCTTGGACGACGAAGCCATGGCGCGCGGTGAGCGCTATAGCCGGAAGCACGGCACCAGCATCTCACGTCTGGTCGGCGACTTCCTCCGCTCGCTTCCGCTCGGGCCCTCACCGGCGGCACTGTCGCCGGCGGTGCGCAGGCTGCTCGGCGTTGCCGCGGGCAAGGATGTCGACGCGCGCACGTATCGATCGCATCTCGTTCGCAAGTACGGCAAGCGGTAGTGGCCGAGCGACGTCGGCGGGCTCGCGTTGCGGAGGGCGAGGGGCTGCTCGAACGGACGCTCCTCCTGTTTGATACGAATGTCATCCTGGATGTCGTGTTGGCGCGTGATCCGTGGAGCGACGACGCGGCCGCGCTCCTCGACGCCTCTGCCCGGGGTGACATTGTTGGCTTGGTCGCGGGCCACACCCTCACCACTGTCCACTACCACGTGGAACGGGCGCGCGACCGTCGCACGGCGACGACCGCGGTGAATGACCTGTTGCAGGTCGTAACCGTGGTGCCCCTGGACAGCGCGGATTTTCATCGGGCCCTTTCGCTGGGCCTGCGCGAATTCGAGGATGCCGTTCAAGTGGCCGCTTGCCTGAGGGCGGGTGCGCATTTTCTCATAACCCGAAACGCGCGGGACTTTCGCGGTACTTCCGTCGCGGTGCGTTCACCCTCCGAGGCGAGAGGTCTTATTCCCAGAAACGCGGCAGAGTGAATGGGTGAGCCTACGATAGTCGCTAAAAGCACGAGTACGATCCGAAGAGCGGGCGATTCACGCAAGAAGATCCCATTGGCCTCGCCGGCGGCCTCAACCTCTACGGCTGCGCCGGCGGCGATCCGGTTCTTGCCTAACCGACGCGTGTACCCGTCGGCGCGATACCATCGCGCCGCAGGTGAAGCTCAAGGGTTAGGCCCATGGGCGATCAAAGAGGATTAATTGCGGACCTGTATGTCTCAACGCTCGTCGCAGAGCGCGTGGAGTCGAAGTGAACTAATACGGTAATACTCCATTTGCGACCTACCTTCCCGGTCGAATCGCGGACTGATGCACCGATCTCCGAGCGCCTCTCGTCGAAGGGGTCAACACTCAAGCGCCCTCCTCCAACGAACCTTAGCTCGCGGAGCCGCCGCTCCACCTCCGGCGGCTCTTGACCTAGAACCCCAGACTGTATTACCACGCCCTTAACTGCTTCCGGGGTGGGATCTGTGCTGCGGCAGGCCGCTTGTAAGCCAGCTGCAACGAGAATCGCGACTCTCCACGCTCGGCCTTGGGGCTTTGCTGACATCTGGTTTGGATGCACTAGGGAAGGAGGTTCACGTTGCCGGCGACGGCTCGCCGGTTCAATGAACGATAGGGAAGGCCTGATCGAAGCAGCATCGTGTTAACTACCGAGTTACTGTTCGCCGAAAACGTGTGGTACCCGATTCTTCGAGCGTTGATAGCGGCAGCGGTACCTTCCAAGGAGGCGTTGATGTCATCGCAAGGTTCCTGGTTGTCCACCACCGGTGAATCATAGGAAACAGCGCTCGGATTCTCGTAGTCACGAGCACCCCACGCCGAGTACGATTCGGCGCGAATCCTGCCAAAAGACGAGTTGTCCGCAGCCTTGGAGTCTGCACCACCCGCGTCGGCGGCCCGCCCAGACGAAGTCTTCGAGGAATTGCTCGCCCGTTCACTCCATGTATCGGTGGTAGGCCCGCCTCGGTACACCGTAGCCGTGTTGTCGGGGCTCGTCACGGTGATGAACGCATGCCTACCCAAGCTACGGACTCGGGTGTATCCAACTTGGACTTTGCAAGTCCCAAACGGGTCGGAGAAGTTGACGGGATCGCCGTTGGCGTAGCCATAGAGGTTGAGGCCGCCGGCCAGGCCGATGGGATCCTCCTGCGTGAAGCGCCCGCTCTTGGGGTCGTACAGCCGGTTCCGCTGATAGATCAGCCCCCCCGCCTCCCGCTTCTCCTGCAGCAGGCTCCCGTGCCAGCTTAACGTCAACAGCCCCCGTGCACCTGCCGATACGGATCCGCCGTGAACGGCCACGTAACGTCACACACCGCTGCGCCGTGGCCACGCCCGGCGCCGGGCACGCCGCCTGCCCCACCGCCACCGTGTACGGCCGGTACTGCGCCCCGTCGCTGAACAGCCCCAGCAATGGCGTCCCCCGCACGTCCCAGAACACCAGCAACGTGAAGCGCGGCCACGTCAGGCTCGCGCCCGACGGGTTGTCCTTGTAGTCGTAGCGCGTCACGCTCAGCGGTTGGTCCACCCCCAGCCCCGGCCCGTACACGACCCGCCCGAAGAAGGGGTTCGGGTCCAACGTCGAGGACGGGGCCTGATACGTCGGGAATCCGCTGTCCAACTCCTCCGAGCTCGCCCCATCGATCGGCGCCCGGATCTCGGCCAGCTCCTGATCCCCGTCCCAGATCGTGCGCCGCACCCCACTCGTCACACACCCCACGTCCGTCGTCGGCGCGCAGGTCGTGCTCGTGCTCACCCAGACGCGCCGCCCCAGCGGGTCGTAGCGGAACTCCTCCAACGTGCGCCGGCCCGAGAGCCGCCGATCCACGGCCGCCACCCGATCGTCGCCCCGATAATACGTCGCCCGCCCTCGCTCACCGCCGCCCCTGGGCGTGGTGGTCTCGAAGCAAGGGTGTTCCCCCGCCGTGTCGTAGGCATACTGCGTCCACGTCGGCGTTGACCCCGCATTCGCGACCTGTAG encodes the following:
- a CDS encoding ABC transporter permease: MIAALLDDVRTALRALSRSPLFAAVVLGSLALGLGGSMAAFAILDGVRLRALPFPDGDRLVSLSEVPAAGPSAACGARCDVSYATFADVLRRHEFRTLDAVIGFTAGGKVYMAGGEPLPVMGGVLTPEAFSLLGVTPVLGRPLLASDDQLGAPLVTLLAHDFWTNQFGADPTVVGRVIKLSDSQYTVVGVMPPGFDFETGSKFWLPAVPTLDPSTRPSIRSLSVIGRLRPGHTLRDLEAELQQLEMPDQRGPAGPTRMVVAAAPLRERYVAAAQQYDLIFAGMVGGLLLLAVANLANLTLVRALDQRREVAVRAALGASRSRLARQLVVQYALLVLGGTVAGALVAQWLLGVLGSVDVLNAGRLAGMRPRVDAHVWGFAAGLALLVGVILSMAPVRVALGAAGRTALRAAAGNTAPRSRWQHALLVLQVALAFALVSSGVLLQRSAVALSQVSLGFDADRVVQGTPSFPHPWRVPGAYVPVTERLLLELGQLPGVQSAAARTTVPRGTASFTVDGGAPLDARLAPSVEIGVTPGYFETLRVPVLRGRAFSAADVAGGAPVAMVNAWAAARWWPGADPVGQTVRVDTASGAGTTLTIVGVVADHRAATATALTTELGAELYRPWAQALSAFPSFVAATSGDPTTLLRPFRDLLVRHVPDRPVGVARATEGYELQWRGMRTNATQAGWIAGVGVAIAWLGIHGITAYRVRRRTREIGIRGAIGASPAHIVRLVLADVAVWALVGLVLGLPLALGGARLLSGLLYQVQATDPRVLLSVGGILAASVVAATFVPTRRALRIPAVDACRTDESGG
- a CDS encoding SRPBCC domain-containing protein encodes the protein MDIEHELVVAAPIDRVFACFGTGPGLAAWWTDASTAEPRLGGRYTFGFDAEHQWAGVVRVYDAPHTIEWEMTETAPMEDWRGTRVGARLVAEGDVTRLHFYHRGWDGKTAHKRTSSFCWAMYLRLLARFCTTGEVVPYARRDDL
- a CDS encoding toxin-antitoxin system protein; amino-acid sequence: MAHTVKKPRNLTLDDEAMARGERYSRKHGTSISRLVGDFLRSLPLGPSPAALSPAVRRLLGVAAGKDVDARTYRSHLVRKYGKR
- a CDS encoding PIN domain-containing protein is translated as MAERRRRARVAEGEGLLERTLLLFDTNVILDVVLARDPWSDDAAALLDASARGDIVGLVAGHTLTTVHYHVERARDRRTATTAVNDLLQVVTVVPLDSADFHRALSLGLREFEDAVQVAACLRAGAHFLITRNARDFRGTSVAVRSPSEARGLIPRNAAE
- a CDS encoding RHS repeat-associated core domain-containing protein; the encoded protein is MAVHGGSVSAGARGLLTLSWHGSLLQEKREAGGLIYQRNRLYDPKSGRFTQEDPIGLAGGLNLYGYANGDPVNFSDPFGTCKVQVGYTRVRSLGRHAFITVTSPDNTATVYRGGPTTDTWSERASNSSKTSSGRAADAGGADSKAADNSSFGRIRAESYSAWGARDYENPSAVSYDSPVVDNQEPCDDINASLEGTAAAINARRIGYHTFSANSNSVVNTMLLRSGLPYRSLNRRAVAGNVNLLP